In the Corynebacterium kroppenstedtii genome, one interval contains:
- a CDS encoding UvrD-helicase domain-containing protein: MNDSLSTRLPDGGPLTPQQLLEGLNPQQRQAVEHEGSPLLVVAGAGSGKTAVLTRRIAYLIGVRGVAPWNIVAITFTNKAATEMKDRVADLIGPIAERMWVSTFHSMCVRILRAQANLIPGLNTNFTIYDSDDSRRLLTMIARDMNLDLKRFAARTVASAISHLKNELRTPDDARADAEEDKNPFNETVAKIYAEYQKRLRASNAVDFDDLIGEVVRIFREYPEVALYYRRRFRHVLVDEYQDTNHAQYVLVSTLVGSEHSEGNAIGPSELCVVGDADQSIYAFRGATIRNIEEFERDYPHAETILLEQNYRSTQTILSAANAVISQNSGRREKNLWTALGEGERIVGYVADNEHDEARFVAREIDQLVDNSTINYGDIAVFYRTNNASRALEDIFIRNGLPYKVVGGTRFYERKEIRDIIAYLKVLDNPDDSVSLRRIINTPRRGIGNRALSLLSLYAEDHGVSMGAALRAAADGDIPALGARGNKAVGRFVEMMDGLREDTADNQLVSHDGDNLGIPDLGAIVNDVIERSGYLESLEGSNDPQDGARLDNLRELVSVAREFASEAAHQLAYERMPDATAPESFAGADAAEGSSVGSDGVGNDGGVETVAGGVAFLEEGEPQPGSLQAFLERVSLVSDTDQIPDEDNGVITLMTLHTAKGLEFPVVFLTGWEDGQFPHMRALGDPSELSEERRLAYVGITRAQRRLYISRAVTRGSWGQPVNNPASRFIAEIPDDLIHWEREEPQQSWDSGDWSLGWPDKSTSGYRRGNSRYRSSHYGGAGSSAHGAGGRRGAGRGANSPSDRRSGTPASALHLEAGDQVNHDKYGLGTVESVSGLGKHTSVVINFGKEGTVRLMLIGNVPMEKL; the protein is encoded by the coding sequence ATGAACGATAGCCTTTCCACTCGCTTGCCGGATGGTGGGCCTTTGACTCCACAGCAGCTATTGGAAGGACTTAACCCACAGCAGCGGCAGGCGGTTGAACATGAGGGCTCTCCATTGCTCGTCGTCGCGGGGGCCGGTTCGGGAAAGACGGCAGTTCTCACTCGCCGGATCGCTTACCTCATTGGTGTTCGTGGGGTAGCGCCGTGGAATATCGTCGCTATCACCTTTACTAATAAAGCAGCGACGGAAATGAAGGACCGCGTCGCCGATCTCATTGGGCCAATTGCTGAACGTATGTGGGTGTCTACCTTCCATTCCATGTGCGTCCGTATTCTTCGTGCGCAAGCCAACCTTATTCCCGGTTTAAATACCAACTTCACGATTTATGACAGTGATGATTCACGCCGTCTACTCACGATGATCGCCCGCGACATGAATCTAGACCTGAAGCGTTTTGCTGCGCGGACAGTAGCGTCGGCGATTTCGCATCTCAAGAATGAATTGCGTACTCCCGACGACGCACGTGCCGACGCCGAAGAGGATAAGAATCCTTTTAATGAGACAGTCGCGAAGATCTACGCCGAGTATCAGAAACGTCTGCGTGCATCAAATGCGGTTGATTTCGATGATTTAATCGGTGAAGTTGTTCGTATATTCCGTGAATACCCGGAAGTGGCACTTTATTACCGACGACGCTTTCGCCATGTACTGGTAGACGAGTACCAGGATACGAATCATGCTCAGTACGTATTGGTCTCTACGTTAGTGGGAAGCGAACACTCTGAGGGGAATGCTATTGGTCCGAGCGAGTTATGTGTCGTGGGTGATGCTGACCAGTCAATTTATGCTTTCCGTGGGGCTACGATTCGGAATATTGAAGAGTTCGAGCGCGATTATCCCCATGCAGAAACAATTTTGTTAGAGCAGAATTATCGTTCCACTCAAACGATTCTTTCAGCTGCTAACGCTGTGATTTCTCAAAACTCTGGGCGGCGGGAAAAAAATCTATGGACGGCGTTGGGGGAAGGAGAAAGAATTGTCGGATATGTGGCTGACAATGAGCACGATGAAGCTCGATTCGTGGCGCGTGAAATTGACCAGTTAGTCGACAACTCCACCATTAATTATGGTGATATCGCGGTTTTCTACCGCACCAATAACGCGTCGCGCGCACTGGAAGATATTTTTATTCGCAATGGTCTTCCCTACAAGGTAGTCGGTGGGACGCGATTTTATGAGCGCAAAGAAATTCGAGACATCATTGCTTATCTGAAAGTTCTTGATAACCCGGACGATTCTGTCAGTCTGCGGCGGATAATAAACACTCCGCGGCGAGGGATTGGAAACCGCGCTCTGTCTTTGCTCTCCCTTTACGCGGAAGATCATGGCGTCAGTATGGGTGCAGCATTACGCGCAGCTGCCGACGGAGACATTCCAGCGCTAGGCGCGCGCGGTAATAAAGCGGTGGGCCGTTTTGTCGAGATGATGGACGGATTGCGTGAAGATACTGCCGATAACCAGCTGGTATCCCATGACGGGGATAATTTGGGCATCCCCGATTTGGGCGCGATTGTTAATGACGTGATTGAGCGTAGTGGTTATCTGGAAAGCCTGGAGGGATCGAATGATCCACAGGACGGCGCCCGCCTGGATAACCTCCGTGAGCTTGTTTCTGTGGCACGCGAATTCGCCTCTGAAGCCGCACATCAGTTGGCTTATGAACGCATGCCCGACGCCACCGCACCGGAGAGTTTCGCAGGAGCGGACGCGGCGGAGGGTTCCAGCGTCGGTAGTGATGGCGTCGGCAATGACGGAGGGGTAGAAACTGTCGCAGGTGGCGTGGCTTTTCTCGAGGAGGGCGAACCTCAGCCGGGGAGTCTGCAGGCTTTCCTGGAGCGTGTTTCTCTAGTGTCGGATACGGATCAGATTCCCGATGAGGACAACGGCGTTATCACTCTCATGACCCTCCACACGGCGAAGGGACTAGAGTTCCCGGTGGTTTTCCTCACTGGTTGGGAGGACGGGCAGTTCCCGCACATGAGAGCCTTGGGTGATCCGTCAGAGCTATCGGAAGAACGACGATTGGCGTATGTGGGCATTACGCGTGCACAACGTCGTTTGTACATTTCCCGAGCCGTGACCAGGGGATCTTGGGGTCAACCAGTCAACAATCCGGCATCGAGGTTTATTGCGGAAATTCCCGACGACCTTATCCACTGGGAACGCGAGGAACCTCAGCAAAGCTGGGATAGTGGCGACTGGTCCTTGGGATGGCCAGACAAGTCGACTTCCGGGTATCGGCGGGGCAACTCTCGGTATCGTTCCTCGCACTATGGGGGC
- a CDS encoding chorismate mutase: MTEPRDCLSTSSEVTSGTSDPLSNERIQELRKEINQLDNTIISAIKRRTEISHLIGQSRMGSGGTRLVHTREVAIINEFREELGTEGPAIASALLRMGRGRLG; encoded by the coding sequence ATGACTGAGCCTCGCGATTGTCTGTCTACGTCCAGCGAGGTCACTAGCGGAACTAGTGATCCGTTATCGAACGAACGTATCCAGGAACTAAGAAAAGAAATAAATCAGCTGGATAACACGATTATTTCTGCTATCAAACGTCGTACGGAAATCTCACATCTCATCGGGCAATCGCGAATGGGGTCGGGCGGAACTCGCCTCGTACACACGCGAGAAGTCGCGATCATCAACGAGTTCCGGGAGGAATTGGGGACAGAAGGTCCCGCCATCGCGTCAGCTCTCCTCCGTATGGGGCGGGGACGCCTGGGCTAG